Part of the Bacteroidota bacterium genome is shown below.
AGGATCGTTAGCCCGAAATTCTCCCACTACATTTTCTGCAAAAAGTGAAATAGATAGTAAGAGTAAAACAGCAATAGTGATTTTAATTTTATCCAACATAAATCTAAAAAATAGTTAGTCTTAAATTCTATGGCGTACTCAGGTTAAGATTTACACTACACCCATTCTTATCAGTAATATTTACAATATAATTACCAGGGCAAAGATGATTCTTGTATCTGTTAACATAACCATCAGGCCAGGAATATGAGTATGGGCTTGTGCCGCCTATTGCGTTTATCATTATCCATTGTTTGCAGCCGCAACCCGCACAGTTGGATGTTCCTTTGGTAAATTGTCCGGCCAAATTACACGTAACACAAGAATTAACTGTTATATATGCAATTTTTTTCAACGAATCACAGGAGGTATATAGTTTGACATCATACGTACCTGGAGTATTGTACACTATTCCTATTGGGTTTTGAGTTGTGGACGTATTAGGTGTGCCACCCGGGAAACTCCAGGAATATGCACTTCCGGATGAATTACAAACAGGATTTATGGAAGTATAATTAACTGCCTGGCCGGCACAAAAAGATGTTTGGCTGGCATTGAAATCCAAATTACCTGCATTACCACCGCAAGTATTGATGTTTAATTTGGCTAAAGCAATATCATAACTTCCATCGCAGGTAGTTTGATATGCTCCGGCCGTTACAGGATAACCGCAGGCTGTCATTACCACCATGTAAACAGAACATCCATCTATTGCAATGCTGCCACCTAATACATCACCAAAGACAGATTCATTATTAGCATTATTTGTACAGGTCAGGCCCATATAACCAGAACATATCAATGTTCCATTCGGATCAAAGGTTGTTATGAATTGATCTTCTGATCCCTTAAATGTTGTTTGATAGGCACACGACGTGACCGGAAAATCAATTGAATAGGTATCCCCCGAAACGATCACATTATTATTTGCATCACAGGCAATGCCGGTACAATTTTCGTCATTGATGGACGTTGCAGTTGCTCCTCCTCCTAAATAGGTTCCCCAAAGCCGTTGTCCAATGCTGTTGAATTTAACAACAAAAATATCGTAATCCCACCCCCCCGGACTATTAACAAGTGTAGTTTGAAAAGCTCCCGAAGTAGCAATAGGAGAAGGAGTTCCCCCTGCAGGTGTCGAGGTCAATCCTCCTGCAACTACATTTCCAAGTCCGTCCGTTGCCACACACTGTATCATCCCGGAATAATATGTAGCCCAAAGTCGGGCACCGGTCGGATTAAATTTAAATAAATAGCCTCTGGATATTGGGGCAGTTGTAAGAAACGCTCCAGGACTTACCGGAAAATTCACACCATTAGTCCGTCCTCCTATGTATATATCTCCATTCAGATCACAAGTAATGCCACCACAGAGTTCTCCGCACGAACTGCCAACATATGTTCCCCAAACACGGGCCCCATTTGACGCGAACTTAACAACAAAAATATCGCTTTGAAGACTGCCGCCACAAAATCCACTATTAATTGCCGGCTGAAATGAACCGCCGGTTGAAATGGCAGTTGTGGATTTGGTATTCCCGTATAAATAAACATTACTTCCATCCGTTGAAACATCATACCCCTTGTCCTCATCAGTGCCCCCATAATAAGTTCCCCAAAGGCGGATTCCTCCGGGATCAAATTTTACAAGAAAAGCGTCATTACCGGCTACGGCCGCATAAGTACTTTGATGAACTACATTACCTGCTGTGGCTCCTGCAATGGCATTGGTAGAAAATGTGTATCCGGAAACCAGCACATTATTTAAGTTATCGGTAGCAATGCCTGTTCCCCATTCACAACCTGAACCTCCGTAAAAAGTGGCCCATAAACGGACACCACTGCTATTCATTTTTACAACAAACGCATCATTCAAACAGGCACCCATTACAGTTTGATGAGCGCCCGGTGATCTGGGAAAATTGGCGGAATATGTTTGTCCTGTAAAAAGCACATTTCCCAAATTATCTGTTGTTACTGACCCTGTCATTTCAGTGTTATTGCCTCCATAATAAGTTACCCAAGGGTCAACCACTAATGCGAAGGAAGGGTTAAAAGTTGAAAATGAAAAATGAACAATCACATCACTATTTGACAATTGTTCGAGTCTATACTCTGATTTTATGTCAATAATTTTTCCGTTTATATTCTGGTAAATTTTGGGCAACTGTTCTGTTATTTCATGGACTGAATTCTTAATTCTTAATTCTCCTCCCGGACCTGCCGAAGGATTAATTGTCAATCCACCTGTTCCACGGTATTTTAATTTAATATCATCAGGATTTCCTCCGGGATTAATAATGATATCGTATTTCAAACCTTTTGCTCTGCTTCCACCTGCATTGAGCGAAGCCGAGCCGTAATATTTCACATCAATATTTTTATAAATATTCTTTACTGTTACTTCATTGTAGGAATTAACACGGGTTATGCCTTGCGGGCATTGACTGAGATAGTAATTTGTATAGCCCTCAATCCTTTCGGCTGTTTCGGTACGGGCATTTAAATTGGCATTTACAAAGTCAATATCTATACGGTGTAATTTAATAATTTGTTTTTCATACAAGGCTTGTTTAAACTCCTGCTCTTCCTCTTCAGTAATCAGCCCGGTTTGTTCCTTTGCTTCAGCTTGCTCATCAATTTCATGCATTATTTCATTTGCATTACTTAACACAAAGCTGAAGCCTGCTTTTCGTATGTATACATCCGCCCCGGCGGTCTCCCCTCTGAATAAAACATCAGAACAAAAATGTTGTTCCATATCAGCAATCTGACCTTTGTTCTCTGTAAAAAAAAGATCATTCCCTTTAAGAGATTGCGCATTCGTGTGGCTAACGAAAAAAACAACAGCGGCAAGGGGTATTAAGCAGATGCTTCTGTTTATTTGTTTTATGTGGAGTTGTGGTATCATGTAATCAGGCAAAATTTTGCAAATCAAATATTGTGGTATACTCAGGTTCAGATTCACACTGGTCAGAAAACTTAGGCCCGCCAGCTTTGACGTCACCAATGGCCTGAGAAAAAAGTGTACCTGAAAAAAATATCTGAAAAAAGAGATTTAAACAAAATGCGCAATGAACAAATCCGTTTTTGAACCTTAATAAATTTTTCACTTTGCCCATTTTTTAAAGGTATTATGATGCGATACGGAATCAAAAACATATATTTACAAATATAGTTTGTTTGAAAATACAAAAATGCATTTAACATATTAGTTATCAATAACTTAAATAAACATTTAATAATGTTAGTAAATTTAAATTAAGGAAGGGTTTAAGCCAAATAAATACAGGGTTATTGAATTCTATTTTTTTTTGCCACCAAAACACGAAAGCACAAAACCTGCCTGCCTGCCGGCAGGTTTCACCAAACGCATTTCGTGGGGTTTAGTGTTTTGGTGGCTTGGTGGCAAAATTTATTGCTTTTATAACGTTATACCAATTTGATTTTAATTTAAGCCCAATCAATACTGGTATAATGCCGATGTGATTAGAATTTAACAACCCTGATAAATACACAAGATTCATGAAAACAAATTCTTCCGAACTATTTGACACGATCAAATCTCTAAGCACACAGGAGAAAAAACGAATCAGAAAAGAAATGTCTCAAAATAACAAAGACAAAAAAACACTATTATTATATGATCTTATCGACAAACAAAAAAAATTTGACGATGCCGCTATTCAAAAAAAACTGGGTCATCCTAAATGGTACCCGCAGCTAAAAAAATATTTACTTGAACGTCTTACCGATAAAATATTCAGCGGAAATCCCGATAAAAAAAACTACACTTATGTGCTCAGGTTAATAACCATTGCCGAACAATTTTACGCGAAAGGATTGTTTAAACAGTCACAAAAGAAATTTGAACAAGCCGCCGACACCTGCAAAAAAAACGACTGGCTGGAATATATCCCGATCATCAATGCCAGGCTTAGCAATATTATAGGCACTAAACACGAGCAAAGAAAAAATTACATTTTTTATACAGAAGCCTACCAGGCTTTAAATCAATCCTATTTGGAAAAAAAATACTCGCTCTTGTTTCGCTGTTTGGAATTCTCAAACAAAACAATGCAATCAAAACAACTTATAAACAATCTGAATATAAATGAATGCTTATCTGATGAAACGCGCCTGACTACCCTGCTTCAAAAACTGCATTACTACCAATTTTTAGCTTCCTATTATAAAAACATTGAAATCAATCATAGCCAAAGCTATTTCTATTGCAAAAAATATCTCGATGTTGTAGTGAAAAAAAATCAGGAAGATGAAAATAAAAATGCGGCTTCCGAAAGCCAGAAAACTTCGCGCGAAAGAAATAATATTGTAGGCTTGCTTAATGTAATCGTCGCGGCAATTAATGCAAATTTATTTGAAGATTTAAATGCCCTGTATCTATCATTCCTTGACCTGAAAAATAAGTTCAACATAAAGGATGATCACAGTCTGGCTCTCCTGTTCGAGGAAAGCCGTTTAATTCTTTACCTGTTAATTTCCACTTCTAATATCACAAGACGAGGATTGGAACATCCGGATTTCGATTTCTATCTCAGGCAATTTTATCATAATGAAAATAAACTACCCCGGCCAACATCAACATCCTGCAATGAACTCATCGCTTTCACCTTCTTTATGAAAAAAAAATGGGCCGATTGCACCGCTTCAATTAATAAAATAGTAAATGACAACGAGATCTACAAAATTTATTCAGAAACATACGCTAACATACTTCTTCTCCGGCTATTCGTGAATTACGAAACAGGGGATCTTGATATCCTGGATTTCAACCTGAAGAAAACGGAACGATATTTCGGGAAGCGCTATTGGGCTTTGCCATACGAAAATCTGATATTGTCATTTTTCAACGAAATAACAATCAACGGTCAGGCTGCTCACTTCAACATATTGAAGAAATACAAGAGCCATCTGGATCACTTACTATTAACTGACAGATCATTCGCAGCAACGTATTTAGCTGAAAGAATATTTATTGATTTCGGCTGTTGGCTCGATTCCAGGATCACCAATAAGCCACTTAGAGATGTGTTAAAAGAAAAATGGAATAAGAATTGAATTGCATCAAGGCACGGCAAGATCAATATTTATGCTGCAGCCGTTTTTATCTTTTATATTTATAGTATAAGCACCCGGGCACAGCTGATTTTTATATCTCCTGGCAGATCCATCGGGCCACAAATAAGTGTACGGGCCGGTGCCGCCTGTGGCAGTTACAAGTATCCATTCTTTGCATCCGCATGCTGTACAACCAGCGGCACCTTTGGCAAACTGACCAATTAAATTACATACAGTGCAAGGGCTAATAGTTATGTTTATGCTTTTGCTGCTGCTATCGCAGGTGGTTTTTGCTTTAAGCTGCACAGTGTAATTGCCTGGTGTTGTATATACTATACCTGTTGGGTTTTGGTTAACTGAGGCAGCGGGGGTACCGCCCGGAAAACTCCAGGTATAGCTTACAACGCTATTATCGCAACTAATGGAAAAATTGCCTGTGAAATTTATTGGTGTGTTGTTGCATAAAGGGTTAGTGCTTGTTGAAGCGACGAGTGCGGTTGTTTTATCAAAGCCACAACTGTTTTTGTACAATTGGGCTACAAAGGCATCACTGGTTCCGCCCCCATAAACCGTTTGATGTGCTGCGGGAGTAACGGGATAGCTACCCCCGACATACCCCGTCATATATACAAAGCAGCCATAAAGGGTTATAACACATTCTTCATCATGAGGTATTGCCGGACTGCCTACGTAGGAGGAACAAATGAGCTGTCCAGCCTGACTAAAGTGAGTAACAAAGCCATCTTCTTCACCTCCTAATGTTTGCTGCCACGCGCAGGAACTTACGGGAAAGTTTAAGCTATAGGTATCTCCCGATACATAAACGTCATTTGTAAGTTGATCCACCGCGACAGACAGCGCATAATCACGATCCGATCCTCCCAGGTAAGTTGCCCAGAT
Proteins encoded:
- a CDS encoding SBBP repeat-containing protein → MIPQLHIKQINRSICLIPLAAVVFFVSHTNAQSLKGNDLFFTENKGQIADMEQHFCSDVLFRGETAGADVYIRKAGFSFVLSNANEIMHEIDEQAEAKEQTGLITEEEEQEFKQALYEKQIIKLHRIDIDFVNANLNARTETAERIEGYTNYYLSQCPQGITRVNSYNEVTVKNIYKNIDVKYYGSASLNAGGSRAKGLKYDIIINPGGNPDDIKLKYRGTGGLTINPSAGPGGELRIKNSVHEITEQLPKIYQNINGKIIDIKSEYRLEQLSNSDVIVHFSFSTFNPSFALVVDPWVTYYGGNNTEMTGSVTTDNLGNVLFTGQTYSANFPRSPGAHQTVMGACLNDAFVVKMNSSGVRLWATFYGGSGCEWGTGIATDNLNNVLVSGYTFSTNAIAGATAGNVVHQSTYAAVAGNDAFLVKFDPGGIRLWGTYYGGTDEDKGYDVSTDGSNVYLYGNTKSTTAISTGGSFQPAINSGFCGGSLQSDIFVVKFASNGARVWGTYVGSSCGELCGGITCDLNGDIYIGGRTNGVNFPVSPGAFLTTAPISRGYLFKFNPTGARLWATYYSGMIQCVATDGLGNVVAGGLTSTPAGGTPSPIATSGAFQTTLVNSPGGWDYDIFVVKFNSIGQRLWGTYLGGGATATSINDENCTGIACDANNNVIVSGDTYSIDFPVTSCAYQTTFKGSEDQFITTFDPNGTLICSGYMGLTCTNNANNESVFGDVLGGSIAIDGCSVYMVVMTACGYPVTAGAYQTTCDGSYDIALAKLNINTCGGNAGNLDFNASQTSFCAGQAVNYTSINPVCNSSGSAYSWSFPGGTPNTSTTQNPIGIVYNTPGTYDVKLYTSCDSLKKIAYITVNSCVTCNLAGQFTKGTSNCAGCGCKQWIMINAIGGTSPYSYSWPDGYVNRYKNHLCPGNYIVNITDKNGCSVNLNLSTP